One genomic window of Desulfobulbaceae bacterium includes the following:
- a CDS encoding ammonia-forming cytochrome c nitrite reductase subunit c552, with protein MKKVRSWSEKLTLLTALGLAASAGTALAADQAPVKAETCYECHDTVKSLHMGSKHAGVNCVACHSGLDAHLKDQSPATRPGTDISWEACGACHQDQHTSFNETSYLRPARDEKSQLTNRAPNPFWDKLMAGHGFTKEHALTRSHTWMLVDHLVVDRAYGGRFQPKNGWQYVAEPGGKKAGDYIIDNAPDSNEQKAFIPQSAAAANPVCLQCKTQDTILDWAYMGDPDKGAKWSRSSNVVDLARDVNHGLNCFMCHDPHSARPRIVRDGLIEALTRPEGDTLWHKDPNRTKITVMEMGERGFTRKIALLEKYDSRLQCGQCHVEYNCNPGTDTKTGEKVTMADRRTNHFPYKDVFGLYDHYVNQINFLDFKHAKTGGLLWKGQHPESESFYNSKHAEAGVQCTDCHFQKRTDASGKEYTSHFAVTPKVMIKDACLKCHSEWTEEQAKYAIDSVKAFIRGKLRKSEFWLSALIDKIVEAKKAGVSEDVIKQAQDQHLRAHILWEYWTAENSDGFHNPEMARESLTKSIDESQKGIKLIEEAMAPPVAKK; from the coding sequence ATGAAAAAAGTACGATCATGGAGCGAGAAACTTACCCTGCTGACTGCCCTGGGGCTGGCCGCCTCAGCGGGGACTGCCTTGGCTGCCGACCAGGCCCCGGTCAAGGCTGAGACCTGTTATGAGTGTCACGATACCGTCAAATCGTTGCACATGGGCAGCAAACACGCCGGGGTCAACTGTGTTGCCTGCCATTCCGGCCTCGATGCCCACCTCAAGGATCAGTCCCCTGCTACGCGGCCCGGCACCGATATCTCCTGGGAGGCCTGCGGTGCCTGTCACCAGGACCAACATACAAGCTTTAACGAGACCTCATACTTACGGCCGGCCCGCGATGAGAAGTCGCAACTTACTAATCGTGCCCCAAACCCTTTCTGGGACAAGTTGATGGCCGGCCACGGCTTTACCAAGGAGCATGCTCTGACCCGCAGTCATACCTGGATGCTGGTCGATCATCTGGTTGTTGATCGAGCCTATGGTGGTCGGTTCCAGCCGAAAAACGGTTGGCAGTATGTGGCCGAACCTGGCGGTAAAAAGGCCGGTGACTATATAATTGACAATGCTCCCGATTCCAATGAGCAGAAGGCCTTCATCCCTCAAAGCGCTGCTGCTGCAAACCCGGTCTGTCTGCAATGCAAGACCCAGGATACGATTCTTGATTGGGCATATATGGGCGATCCGGACAAGGGGGCCAAGTGGTCTCGGTCCTCAAACGTGGTTGATCTTGCCCGGGATGTCAATCATGGGTTGAACTGCTTCATGTGTCACGACCCGCACTCCGCAAGACCCCGGATCGTTCGTGACGGCCTGATCGAAGCCCTGACCCGGCCAGAGGGTGATACCCTGTGGCACAAGGACCCGAACCGGACTAAAATCACGGTTATGGAGATGGGTGAGCGTGGCTTCACCAGAAAGATCGCCCTGTTGGAAAAGTACGATTCACGGCTGCAGTGCGGCCAGTGCCATGTTGAATATAACTGCAACCCAGGCACCGACACCAAGACCGGTGAAAAGGTGACAATGGCCGACCGCCGGACCAACCATTTCCCCTATAAAGATGTCTTTGGCCTGTATGACCACTATGTCAATCAGATCAATTTCCTGGATTTCAAGCATGCCAAGACCGGCGGCTTGCTGTGGAAGGGACAGCATCCCGAGTCTGAAAGCTTCTATAACTCCAAGCACGCCGAGGCCGGGGTGCAGTGCACTGACTGTCACTTCCAGAAACGGACCGATGCCTCAGGCAAAGAGTATACTTCACACTTCGCTGTCACCCCGAAGGTGATGATCAAGGATGCCTGTCTGAAATGCCACTCAGAGTGGACCGAGGAGCAGGCCAAGTACGCTATCGATTCGGTCAAAGCTTTTATCCGTGGCAAACTCCGTAAGTCTGAGTTCTGGCTCTCCGCTCTTATCGACAAGATCGTCGAAGCCAAGAAGGCCGGAGTCAGCGAGGACGTTATCAAGCAGGCTCAGGATCAACACCTGCGCGCCCACATCCTCTGGGAGTATTGGACTGCTGAAAATTCTGACGGTTTCCATAATCCCGAGATGGCCCGGGAGTCGTTGACCAAATCCATTGACGAGTCTCAGAAGGGGATCAAGTTGATCGAGGAGGCCATGGCGCCGCCGGTAGCAAAGAAATAA
- a CDS encoding HD domain-containing protein, with protein MIFLKTQWKKVASVSGEVDLIFLLLRVLSLVGGIVWLLIAPLSQGEEVILVKALISFSIYSVFCYLVIFIRPDLMKKVYLASLFLDLIFLSNLIHSETNFESSFFLGFYLLICLHTIYFGLGFGLLVAVFSAVCYGISIFPMITHIEWTDLALRVSFLFFITVPVGLLTEKVKREKDKVENFNRTLEAKVSQRTHEIGTLLDQERYLREILATVAHINQLLITAPNIASLLESSCARFVQHGHYGFCWIGLLANDMIQTIYTSDTTGKPLLDPPYAVHDDGDIFYLSLTAQCIRGNRTLISRNTAETPDSTPWRDPKEGQGFHAVISLPLRAHQSSVHPLGILTIHTWRKEGFDPEEQEMLGELAGDIGFAIDSFRQREAVTKLIAERTANYEETIFSFVDMIEQRDTYTAGHTERVAQYCQVIAREMGIERAQREKLYKAAILHDIGKIATPDSILLKPGKLTSLDYDLIKLHASAGYEMLSKVEMYKELAVIILHHHERHDGKGYPDGLKGDEIPLFSRIMTVGDAFDAMTTNRIYKGRKTIADALAELQVLSGTQFHPEVVTAAVKVLADTKISTLINQLPVTQLEKKRFSYFFNDMLTGLYNEDYLKSILNNLDLNQYRCLHMLHLLNVLEYNKRHGWSKGDLFFKEFAVELLASFPGALVFRAYGNDFAFICKEHRAVDSKVFNSFNCIIDTEIEVEVHHLDLSAGKEYTIDKLEKLEVLALEVESGRGDHVSSLNIET; from the coding sequence CTGATTTTCCTTAAGACACAGTGGAAAAAAGTTGCTAGCGTCTCCGGTGAGGTTGACCTCATTTTTCTGCTGTTAAGGGTTCTTAGTCTTGTCGGCGGTATTGTCTGGCTCTTGATTGCCCCGCTTTCCCAAGGGGAAGAAGTCATTCTGGTTAAGGCCCTGATTTCTTTTTCTATTTATAGCGTCTTTTGCTACCTGGTTATTTTTATCAGGCCAGACCTGATGAAGAAGGTGTATCTGGCATCTCTCTTTCTCGATCTGATCTTCCTGTCAAATCTGATTCATTCCGAAACCAACTTTGAAAGCAGCTTCTTCCTCGGATTCTATCTGCTCATCTGTCTGCATACCATCTACTTTGGTCTTGGCTTTGGGCTGCTGGTAGCGGTTTTTTCCGCCGTTTGTTACGGCATCAGCATCTTTCCCATGATCACCCATATCGAGTGGACTGATCTTGCCTTGCGGGTCAGTTTTCTCTTTTTTATCACCGTCCCTGTTGGACTGTTAACAGAGAAGGTGAAGCGCGAAAAGGATAAGGTGGAAAATTTTAACAGGACTCTTGAGGCTAAAGTCAGCCAGCGCACCCATGAGATTGGAACCCTTTTGGATCAGGAGCGGTATTTGCGAGAAATTTTGGCCACGGTTGCCCATATCAACCAACTGCTTATTACTGCACCAAACATTGCCAGTCTGCTGGAAAGTTCATGCGCCAGATTCGTGCAACACGGCCATTATGGCTTCTGCTGGATCGGCTTGCTGGCAAACGATATGATCCAAACCATCTATACCTCTGACACTACGGGTAAACCTCTCCTTGATCCACCCTATGCTGTGCACGATGATGGCGATATCTTTTATCTGAGCCTCACTGCCCAATGCATCAGGGGAAATCGAACCTTGATCAGCAGAAATACCGCGGAGACTCCTGACTCGACCCCGTGGAGGGACCCAAAGGAGGGGCAAGGATTTCATGCCGTCATCAGTCTGCCCTTGCGAGCTCACCAGTCGTCTGTCCACCCTCTCGGCATCCTGACTATTCACACTTGGCGGAAAGAGGGTTTTGATCCGGAAGAGCAAGAGATGTTGGGCGAGTTGGCGGGTGATATCGGTTTTGCTATCGATTCGTTCAGGCAAAGGGAGGCGGTAACAAAGCTCATTGCCGAAAGGACGGCCAATTATGAAGAGACGATTTTTTCCTTTGTCGACATGATTGAGCAAAGAGATACCTATACGGCCGGTCATACCGAACGTGTCGCTCAGTATTGTCAAGTAATCGCCAGGGAGATGGGCATTGAGCGCGCCCAGAGAGAGAAGCTCTATAAGGCCGCCATTCTCCATGACATCGGCAAGATTGCCACGCCGGATTCCATTCTGCTCAAGCCCGGCAAGCTGACCAGCCTGGATTATGACCTGATCAAACTCCATGCCTCTGCCGGTTATGAGATGCTTTCGAAGGTAGAGATGTACAAGGAGTTAGCCGTGATCATCCTCCATCATCACGAAAGGCACGATGGCAAAGGCTACCCGGACGGTCTGAAGGGAGACGAGATTCCCCTGTTCTCCCGAATTATGACGGTCGGTGATGCCTTTGACGCCATGACTACCAATCGTATTTATAAAGGCAGAAAAACGATTGCCGACGCCCTGGCCGAACTACAGGTCTTGAGCGGGACCCAGTTTCATCCTGAGGTGGTAACGGCAGCGGTCAAGGTGTTGGCTGATACCAAGATTTCAACTTTGATTAACCAGCTTCCGGTAACTCAGCTGGAAAAGAAGAGATTCTCCTATTTTTTTAACGATATGCTGACAGGGCTGTACAATGAGGATTACCTGAAGAGTATCCTGAATAACCTGGACCTGAATCAATATAGATGTCTGCATATGCTGCACCTCCTGAATGTGTTGGAGTACAATAAACGCCACGGTTGGAGCAAGGGGGACCTGTTTTTTAAGGAGTTTGCCGTCGAGTTGCTGGCCAGTTTTCCTGGAGCTCTTGTTTTCAGGGCCTACGGCAATGATTTTGCCTTCATCTGTAAAGAGCATCGTGCCGTTGATAGCAAGGTTTTTAACTCTTTTAACTGCATCATTGACACCGAAATTGAGGTCGAGGTTCATCATCTGGATCTCTCGGCAGGCAAGGAATACACCATCGATAAGCTGGAAAAGCTGGAGGTCCTGGCGCTTGAGGTAGAAAGTGGAAGGGGAGATCATGTCAGCTCGTTAAACATTGAAACCTAA
- a CDS encoding DUF3365 domain-containing protein, whose product MKLRTKFLITLGPVLLISFGLTFLRTAHFQDELVIRQAERQARMLSQQIILTRKWVADHNGLFMVKLPGMEPNPFLPSSEIQDRDGTTYVKRNPAMVTRELSDYAVNSDFCRFRVTSLNPVNSDNTPDVFEKEALIAFGNGNKEVIKVFPAIQGRELRFITPLIVEKSCLECHGQHGYKIGDIRGGLSLTVPMGWADKSIADNNRLLFIIAVTTIIVVGLAIYGFMDFLVVRRLTTLTTAMASFPDKESELTGPHQSDDEIGQLKQGYSDLGKRLIASREELERTRQQMCQAEKMASLGRLTAGIAHEVNNPLGGMRNCVKSMKDAPNDSALQTRYLELLDKGLLRIEKTMRQLLNFGRPEPLLARPVAVNEVIRECLDLLAYRMKNIELTLDLTLRGSQILDAEAIKQVVMNLLLNAIQAMPTGGNLLVRTVQKEREISIIFQDSGIGIAKEEQPRIFDPFYTTKEVGQGTGLGLSISYALVTTMGGSIHVESEPYQGSAFIVSLQAQDT is encoded by the coding sequence GTGAAACTCCGCACCAAATTTCTCATCACCCTCGGTCCGGTCTTGCTCATATCTTTTGGCCTCACCTTCCTGCGGACAGCTCATTTCCAGGATGAACTCGTCATTCGCCAAGCAGAACGCCAGGCCAGGATGCTCTCTCAGCAGATTATCCTCACCCGCAAATGGGTGGCCGACCACAACGGACTCTTTATGGTCAAGCTGCCAGGAATGGAGCCTAATCCCTTCCTACCCAGCTCGGAGATCCAGGACAGGGATGGCACTACCTATGTTAAACGCAATCCTGCCATGGTCACCCGCGAACTTTCCGACTACGCCGTAAATTCTGACTTTTGCCGCTTTCGAGTGACCAGCCTGAACCCGGTCAATTCCGACAACACCCCCGACGTTTTCGAGAAAGAGGCCCTTATCGCCTTCGGGAACGGAAACAAAGAGGTGATCAAGGTATTCCCCGCCATCCAAGGCAGGGAACTGCGGTTTATCACTCCGCTGATCGTCGAGAAGAGCTGCCTTGAGTGCCACGGTCAGCACGGCTACAAGATCGGAGATATCCGGGGAGGACTCAGTCTCACCGTGCCCATGGGCTGGGCAGATAAGTCCATTGCCGACAACAACCGCCTGCTCTTCATCATTGCCGTCACCACCATTATTGTTGTCGGCCTGGCGATCTATGGCTTCATGGACTTCTTGGTGGTCAGGCGTTTGACCACCCTCACTACGGCCATGGCCTCCTTCCCCGACAAAGAGAGCGAGTTGACAGGCCCGCACCAGAGCGATGACGAGATTGGCCAGTTGAAGCAAGGATACTCTGATCTGGGCAAGAGGCTGATCGCTTCCCGCGAGGAGCTGGAACGCACCCGGCAGCAGATGTGTCAGGCGGAGAAGATGGCATCCCTGGGACGATTAACGGCCGGGATCGCTCACGAGGTCAATAATCCCTTAGGCGGTATGCGCAACTGCGTTAAAAGCATGAAGGATGCCCCGAACGACTCCGCCCTGCAGACCCGCTACCTCGAACTATTGGATAAGGGTTTGCTACGCATTGAAAAAACGATGCGCCAGCTCTTGAACTTCGGACGACCGGAACCCTTACTGGCCCGTCCGGTGGCGGTAAATGAGGTCATTCGCGAGTGCCTTGACCTCCTGGCCTACCGAATGAAAAATATCGAACTCACGCTAGACCTTACGCTCAGAGGCTCCCAAATCCTGGATGCCGAGGCCATTAAACAAGTGGTCATGAACCTGCTGCTCAATGCCATTCAGGCTATGCCAACAGGCGGCAACCTCCTGGTAAGGACTGTTCAGAAAGAGAGAGAGATTAGCATCATCTTTCAAGATAGCGGGATCGGTATCGCCAAGGAGGAGCAACCCAGGATTTTCGATCCGTTCTATACCACTAAAGAGGTTGGCCAAGGAACAGGACTGGGGCTCTCCATATCCTACGCCCTGGTCACCACAATGGGTGGCAGCATTCACGTGGAGAGCGAACCGTACCAGGGCAGCGCCTTTATCGTCAGCTTACAGGCTCAGGACACCTAA
- a CDS encoding sigma-54-dependent Fis family transcriptional regulator, whose translation MATILLAEDDEIMRITLYDRLKSHGWQVDQAADGKEALVLIRQKPYHVVVSDIRMPGMDGVRLMEQIKELTPMTDVILMTAYGRVEDAVNCLKLGAADYILKPFDMDDLCIRVQRLLEAQSMKNRCALLEEETAGRTIIGNSPATREVLDLIRDVAATDSTVLVTGESGTGKELVATAIHTQSRRRNKPFIRINCAAIPETLIESELFGHERGAFTGAETRRAGKFVLAEGGSLLLDEIGDMPLSLQVKLLRVLQEKEVEPIGAVRPISIDVRIICSTAMDLAQEVKSGTFRKDLYYRLNVIPIEIPPLRERKEDIPVLCEYFLNEFRTMRRAKLSLSPEAHEVLLRYQYPGNVRELRNILERVSVLAKGEVVERKDLPRDILEPIDNNPDETSCNLAITVAKAEQDCINKALRQSAGNKTEAARILGISRKNLWEKLK comes from the coding sequence ATGGCCACCATACTGCTGGCGGAAGACGACGAGATCATGCGAATTACTCTCTACGACCGCCTAAAGTCCCACGGCTGGCAAGTCGATCAGGCAGCCGACGGGAAGGAGGCCTTGGTCCTTATCCGGCAAAAGCCCTATCATGTCGTGGTCTCTGACATCAGGATGCCGGGGATGGACGGAGTACGACTGATGGAGCAGATCAAAGAACTCACGCCAATGACCGACGTTATCCTGATGACCGCCTATGGCCGAGTAGAAGATGCCGTCAATTGTCTCAAGCTTGGGGCTGCAGACTATATCTTAAAACCGTTCGACATGGACGACCTGTGCATCCGAGTCCAACGGCTGCTGGAGGCGCAGAGCATGAAGAACCGCTGTGCCCTGCTGGAAGAGGAAACAGCCGGCCGAACGATTATCGGCAACAGCCCGGCGACCCGGGAGGTACTGGACCTCATCCGCGACGTCGCTGCCACCGACTCTACGGTGCTGGTAACCGGAGAGTCGGGCACTGGCAAGGAATTGGTGGCGACTGCAATTCACACTCAGAGCCGGCGGCGGAACAAACCCTTTATCCGCATCAACTGCGCCGCCATTCCGGAGACGCTTATTGAGTCAGAACTCTTCGGCCATGAGCGAGGGGCCTTTACCGGGGCGGAAACACGAAGGGCTGGCAAATTTGTGCTTGCAGAGGGCGGCTCCCTGCTCTTGGATGAGATCGGCGATATGCCCTTGTCCCTCCAGGTCAAACTCCTCAGGGTGCTACAGGAGAAGGAGGTTGAACCAATAGGTGCAGTGAGACCCATCAGTATCGACGTCCGGATTATCTGCTCTACCGCCATGGATTTGGCCCAGGAGGTGAAATCGGGCACCTTCCGCAAAGACCTGTATTACCGCCTGAACGTTATCCCCATCGAAATCCCCCCCCTGAGGGAGCGAAAAGAGGACATACCGGTGCTCTGCGAGTATTTCCTTAATGAGTTCAGGACCATGCGTCGCGCCAAACTCTCCCTGAGCCCAGAGGCACACGAAGTGTTGCTGCGCTATCAATACCCAGGAAATGTCCGAGAACTGCGTAATATCCTGGAGAGGGTCTCAGTTTTAGCCAAGGGAGAGGTGGTAGAGCGAAAGGACCTGCCCAGAGACATCCTTGAACCGATTGACAACAATCCTGACGAGACCTCGTGTAACCTGGCGATCACTGTGGCCAAAGCAGAACAGGATTGTATTAACAAAGCTCTCCGCCAGAGCGCCGGCAACAAGACCGAAGCCGCCCGCATCTTGGGAATCAGCCGCAAGAATCTTTGGGAAAAGCTCAAGTAG
- a CDS encoding DUF3365 domain-containing protein, translating to MTIPRPHTLRLKFVLYLGSILAVCLGGLFFWTYALARLNILDQVDQQARTLLLQVVITRAWVADHGGLFVMKRPGEVENLMLPKSHIVDQEGQTYLMRNPALVTREISAYAEEAGLYRFRLTSLKLKNPENAPLEFEKEALEFFERQGYDNSKDGVAFQRLDRDRPVYCRIVPLQITASCLECHQDQGYRIGEVRGGLSVIIPMDKALAAMDRSRNSFILAGVGIMGLVLSAVYLFLRQMVLKPVDHLRAVANRLVAGEYIAIAQVTTGDELEAFAHAFNTMTTTIKEGYVGALKSLTAALDARDSYTRGHTGRVATYSIAIARAMGLSDARISEVEIGAILHDVGKIGISDAILRKPTPLTLDETATMEAHVTAGAKIVNDANFLLCALPAILHHHERLDGKGYPEGLQGEELPLIARIIAVADTFDAMTTDRPYRQGLSREEALAEIERHSGTQFDPQVVATFAKICLDQTPGSVQSN from the coding sequence ATGACTATCCCTCGGCCTCATACCTTGCGGCTTAAATTTGTGCTCTACCTCGGCAGTATTCTGGCTGTGTGCTTGGGCGGGCTTTTTTTCTGGACCTACGCCTTGGCCAGATTGAACATCCTTGACCAGGTGGACCAGCAAGCCCGCACCCTGCTGCTACAGGTGGTTATTACTCGGGCCTGGGTTGCTGATCATGGTGGACTCTTCGTGATGAAGAGACCTGGGGAGGTCGAGAACCTCATGCTGCCCAAGTCCCATATTGTCGACCAGGAAGGTCAAACCTACCTGATGCGCAACCCTGCCCTGGTAACTCGAGAGATCTCTGCATATGCCGAGGAGGCTGGCCTCTATCGTTTCCGGCTTACCAGCTTGAAGCTGAAGAACCCGGAGAATGCCCCCCTGGAGTTCGAAAAAGAGGCCCTTGAATTTTTTGAGCGGCAGGGCTACGACAATAGCAAGGATGGCGTGGCCTTCCAGCGTCTCGACCGTGACCGGCCTGTCTACTGCCGTATCGTCCCGCTTCAGATCACGGCCTCCTGCTTGGAGTGTCATCAGGATCAAGGGTATCGGATTGGTGAGGTCCGTGGCGGCTTGAGTGTCATTATCCCCATGGACAAGGCCTTAGCTGCCATGGATCGCAGCCGCAACAGCTTTATCCTGGCCGGGGTGGGGATCATGGGCCTGGTTCTTTCCGCTGTGTATCTGTTCCTCCGTCAGATGGTCCTTAAGCCGGTAGATCATCTCCGTGCCGTTGCTAACAGGTTGGTGGCAGGCGAGTACATAGCGATCGCTCAAGTCACTACCGGGGATGAGTTGGAGGCCTTCGCTCATGCCTTCAACACTATGACTACTACCATCAAAGAAGGCTATGTCGGCGCACTTAAGTCGCTGACCGCTGCCTTGGATGCCCGGGATTCTTATACTCGGGGGCATACCGGACGGGTAGCGACCTACTCAATCGCTATTGCCAGGGCCATGGGGCTGTCTGACGCGAGAATCTCCGAGGTCGAAATCGGCGCCATCCTTCACGATGTCGGAAAAATCGGGATTTCGGATGCTATTTTGCGCAAACCAACGCCATTAACGCTCGACGAAACAGCCACCATGGAAGCTCATGTTACGGCCGGGGCCAAGATCGTTAACGATGCCAACTTTCTATTATGCGCCCTGCCCGCCATCCTCCATCACCACGAGCGACTGGACGGAAAAGGGTACCCCGAAGGCCTGCAGGGTGAGGAGTTGCCCCTCATTGCTCGAATCATAGCGGTGGCCGATACCTTTGACGCCATGACCACCGACCGTCCTTACCGCCAAGGCTTGAGCAGGGAGGAAGCCTTGGCCGAGATTGAACGACACAGTGGCACCCAATTTGATCCACAAGTGGTTGCGACTTTTGCCAAGATATGTCTCGATCAGACTCCGGGGTCGGTGCAATCGAACTAA